The Dethiosulfovibrio peptidovorans genome contains the following window.
CCTCGCCTACCCCGAAGGCTACGACCTGCCGGAGTGGGTCATCAAAAAGGCCGAATCCTACGCCAAAGAAACTGGCGGCTCCTTCAAAATTACGCACGATCAGGACGCAGCCTATCGCGATGCCGACGTGGTCTTCCCCAAAAACTGGGGCTCCTGGGTTACGAATCAAAGCACCGATGTGTTGGATGCGACTTTGGAAGCGAACAAGGCCTGGAAATGTACCGCTGAGCGGTTTGCCCTCACGAATAAAGACTGCCTCTACATGCACGCCTTGCCGGCAGATCGGGTCAACGAGGTCGACGACAGCGTTATCGACGGCCCCAACTCAGTTATCTACGATGAGGCGGAGAACAGGCTCCACACGGCCAAGGCCGTTATGGCTCTGACCATGGGTGGCCGGGGCATATAGTATTTATCGGCTTATAAAGCGCACATTGGCGAGTTGAGGGGCGTTTACCCCTCGGCTCTTGTCGGTTTCTGCGAGAGAACGGAGGGATATGAGTATGAGACACAAATTAGGTGCTGTAAGTCTGGCTATTGGATTGATTCTGGCGGCAACGTTGGCAGCCTGGGCTGGGGATAAGAAGCCCGGAGACTACAAAATCGTTCTCATTTTACCGGGGCCGATCAACGATCAGAGCTGGAACGCAACCAACTATGCCGGGCTGACTGCGTGCAACAAGACGCTTGGTACAGCTATGGAGTATGTGGAGAACGTTCAGCCCAGCGATTACGAGTCCACCTTCAGGAACTATGCCGAGAGAGGCTACGACCTGATCATGGCAGCGGGAACCCAATTTGATGAGACTGCAAATCGAGTGGCTGCCAAGTATCCCAAGTCCGTTTTTTGCGTGGTCAACGGTATGGTATCTGGCGGGCCCAATGTTCGGCCAGTCCTTCCTAAAGAATACGAAGCCAGCTATCTGGCTGGGATCATAGCTGGCTTCACCACAAAAAGCGGCAAGATCGGCATGGTCGGTGGTTTCCCGAATAAGCTTATGGTTCGCCTGATGAACACCTACGAATACGGTGTTCGGATCGGCGCTCCCCGGGTAGAGGCTAACCGGGCCTATGCCAACTCCTGGAGCGACGTGGCCCTGGGTAAGCAAATGGCCTCGGCTATGATCGATAAAGGTGCCGACGTCCTGTTTTTTTATGCCAACCAGGTGGGTTTAGGTGCTATCCAGGCAGCTAGGGAGAAAGGTGCCAAGTTTGTCGGCTTTGCCAGCAACCAGAACGATATTGCCAAGGGAACGGTCGTGGCCAGTGTGTATTTTGATTTCTCAGCCATGTACACCTGGGCACTGAAAAAGTTTATGGCAGGAGAACTTGCGCCTGAGGTCAACGGTGCTGGTGTGGCTGAAGGCATTGTCAAGGTCGCATTCACGGATCAGGTCTCCAAGGAAGTGCAGGAGTATGTACATCAGGCTGAAAAAGCCATCGCTTCTGGGACGGTTCTTTATTTTGCGTCTCAGTTTCCTGAGTCTCTGAAGTAAGTATCGATGCATGGGCGGACTGCCGTGAGGCAGCCCGCCCATCTCCGTTTTTAAGGAGGTATGAGACATGAGCGATGGACAAGAAGGGGTGCCTTTGGCAGTAGCTCTTCGAGGTATCGTCAAACGGTTCCCCGGAACGGTTGCGAACGACGGTGTTGATCTCGATGTCCGTTCTGGCGAGGTTCTGGCTCTTTTGGGCGAGAACGGAGCGGGTAAGACCACTCTGATGAAAATTCTCTATGGGATGTACAGGCCCGACGAAGGGGAGATCATCGTGAATGGTCGCTCTGAGAAGATCGACTCGCCCCAGAAGGCTATGGCGTTGGGGATAGGAATGATCCACCAACACTTCAGCCTGGTGCCGGTTCATTCGGTAGCGGAGAACGTCGCTTTGGGACTGGGATCCCTGGTAGCTCGCCTTGATCTGGACACTATCTCCCGGGAGCTCGAAAGGCTGGGCGAGTCGTACGGTCTCGCTGTGGAACCTGGAGCTATCGTCCGAGAGTTACCCGTGGGCAAGCAGCAGAGAGCCGAGATTCTCAAAGCCCTCTATCGACAAGCTCGGATCCTGATCATGGATGAACCGACAGCGGTTCTCACCCCCCAGGAAAGCGAACGACTCTTCGACTTCGTTCGTGAGTTCGTTGATCAGGGCAACTCGGTGATTCTCATCACTCACAAACTGGGAGAAGTCATGGCGGTGGCCGATCGGGTGGCTGTTATGCGCGATGGTCGGATGATCGGAACTGTCTGTACCTCCGAGACAAGTACACAGGATCTGGCCCGGATGATGGTTGGTCGGGAGTTGACCCTGGTTTCGGGCGAGAGATCTACAGATCCGGGTGGGATCGTTCTGGAGGTACGAGATCTGACCGTACGAGACTCTCGGGGAGCGTTGGCTCTGGATGAGTTGTCCGTGACAGTGCGTTCCGGTGAGATCTTTGGTGTGGCTGGTGTCAGTGGCAACGGCCAACAGGAGCTCGCCGAGGCGCTCTGTGGGCTTTGCCGTCCGATATCGGGGTCTGTCAGCCTTGATGGGCAGGATATCACGTTTGCGTCATCGTCAGAGAGGATTGCTTTGGGAGTGGGGTACATTCCTGCAGATAGGCACCGTGAAGGGCTGGTTCTGGACATGTCCATCGAGGAAAATCTCATGCTCAAAAGCAGTTTGGATTCTCGCTTTGCTCGAAGGGGCGTTCTCCAATTGGATGAAATCCGCCGTCACGGTGAGGAAATGGTTCGACGTTTTTCCGTAAAGACTCCCTCTCCGGCAATTCGAGCTAAGCTGCTCTCAGGCGGTAATCAACAAAAGGTTGTCGTCGCTCGGGAAAATCAGGTGGGGACTCGTCTCCTTGTAGCTATGCAGCCCATTCGAGGTCTCGATCTCGGTGCTGCTGACTATGTTCACTCCGTTCTTATGGAAGAGCGAAGCAAGGGCAAGGCTATTATCCTCATTTCTACCGAACTCTCTGAAGTTCTCACTCTTTCGGATCGGATCGGGGTCATTTATCGAGGCCGTCTCCTCGAAGTTTTTGACAGGGATCAGTTTGACGTTGAGAAAATTGGCCTCCTCATGGCCGGGGTGGAGGTGCCTTCTCATGCCTGATCGTTCTGGGAGATTGAATCTGTCGGTCTTTTTCTGGCCTCTGGTGTCCGTTGCCATGGGGTTGGTCGCCAGCGGTTTTATGATGACCCTTCTGGGGGCGAATCCGCTGCTAGTGTACAGTCGCTTGGTCTCGTTGGCTTTTCGTGATGTCTACAATGTGGCGGACATCTTTGCTAAAGCCACTCCCTTGATTCTCACGGGATTAGCGTTTGGATTCGCCTTTCGGGCTAAACTGTTTAACATCGGTGCTCAGGGGCAGTTTTATCTGGGATGCGCTGCCTCGGCATGGTGTGCTCTTCGGTTAGGACATCTCTCCCCCTGGCTGCTTCTCCCGAGCTGTCTTGTGGCATCTGTGGTTGCTGGAGCTCTGTGGGCGGCTCTTGTCGGCTATGCAAAAGCTCGGTTCAACGCCAACGAATTTTTAGTCAGTATGATGTCCACATATGTGGCTCTGGCTGTTATGAACTATTTGCTTCGAGGCCCGCTGAAGGAGACGAAGGGCGAATATCCTCAGACCGATGTTTTAGCGGAAGGAAGTTGGATTCCCAAGCTTGTGCCTCATACCAGACTGCACTGGGGTTTGATAGTTGCTTTGGCAGTAGCTGTGCTTGCCTGGTTTATTTTGTGGCGCACCTCTTTAGGGTATCGGATTCGGGCTGTAGGCATGAACCCTGATGCTGCAAAGTATGCTGGGATTGACAGCGGACGAATCTTCGTGACAGTCTTTGCCCTGAGCGGTGCTTTTGCGGGTCTTGCGGGGTTCACTCAGGTCAACGGTATTCAGCACATGCTCGTCCAGGGATTCAGTCCAACTTTAGGGGCTGAGGGAATCGGCATTGCCATACTTGGCAACGCTCATCCGTTAGGCATCGTCCTGGCGGCTCTTCTCTTTGGTGCTCTCCAGGTTGGAGGAAATCTCGCAGTTCAGACCTCTGGCGTTCCTGCCAGTATCGTTGCCATTATGGAAGGGTTCGTCATGCTTTTTGTGATCCTCTCATGCGCTCTTCAAGCTCATCTGGCCCTTCAAAAAAGTAGACGACAATCCTCTGAAAAGGAGGGTGAACGATGATGTGGATAGGTCTTCTGGCAGGGGCTGTTCAGATGAGTACCCCGCTCATGATCGGGAGTCTGGCCGAAGTTCTGGCCGAGCGTACGGGAGTTATGATCATCGCTATTGAGGGAATTTTTCTTTTGGGAGCCTGGGGAGGATTCGTCGTGGCGTACTCCTCGGGGAGCCTTTTCCTCGGTCTCATCGCTGCTGCAGTTGTGGGTGTTTTAGTGGCTGCCGTGTATGGTCTGTTTACCGTACGGCTCAAGCAGCATCAGATCGTTACCGGGACGGCGCTCAATATTTTTGCTGCTGGGTTGGGGCTCTTCCTCTATCGTGTTCTCTTCGGGATCCCCCTGCTGCCTTTGACCGTTGAACCGCTGCGTCCTTTAGCGGTACCTGTTCTTTCGTCCATCCCTGTGATCGGCCCTGTTCTCTTTTCACAGTCTGTTCTGACGTATCTGGCCTGGGCCCTGGTTCCAGTCGGGTACTGGGTGCTCTATCGGACTCACCTGGGGCTTATTCTCCGATCAACAGGCGAGAACCCTGAAGCCGTTGAAGCTGCCGGGATTGACGTGGAGACCGTCCGATTTCGAACGGTTTTAGTTGCCGGAGCCATGGATGGACTGGCCGGTGCTTTTTACTCTCTCGGCTTTTTGGGTATGTATACAAACGATATCATCGGTGGACGGGGATGGATCGCTTTTGCTATCTGTTTTTTGGGAAACTGGAACCCTCTTGGAGTTCTGATAGGGGCTTTGGTCTTTGGGCTTGCCGATGCCATGGCCATTCAGCTTCAGACCTCGGGGATTACCGCAGTGCCTAACGAGTTTCTGATTGCCATCCCCTACATCCTCACCATAGTGGCTACCGTCGCTCGGCAAAAATTTAACGTTCCAGCTACCTTGGGAGTTCCCTATGGCAAGGAGAGGAAATAACCAAATTTGTGAACCTGTCTTGTGGTGGAGGTGATTTATAGTGTATGATTTGGTGATCCAGGGTGGAGATGTGGTGACCCCTCAAGGTACGTTTAAGTGGGATATAGCGGTACATGACGGAGTCGTTGCGGCTCTTGGATCCGATCTGATCGGTCGAAGAATAGTGAACGCTGAAGGCTTATTGGTTCTCCCTGGCGTGGTTGATGCCCACGTACATATGGCTCTTCCGGTTCGGGGAAGCCGTTCCAGTGACGACTTTTTATCGGGAAGTCGGGCCGCCGCCGCAGGCGGGGTGACCTCCATGGTGGACTTCACCGTGGGAAGCGCCGAGACCAGTCTGCCTGATGATATCGACCATCGATTGGAGACCGCCAGGGACGCGGTGATCGATTACGGCTTTCACGGCGAGGTCATCGGCTGGCGACCCGGTCGGGAGGATCACCTGAACGCCGCCGTTGCCAAGGGCGTGACGAGCTTCAAGTTTTTCACGGCCTACGGTGATTCGGGACGACGCTCCGACAGCGGGACATTGTATCGGTGTTTTTCCCGAATCGCCGAACTCGGGGCTGTGGCTGTGGTTCACGCAGAAGATGACGACCTGATCCGGGCCCTAACCGGTGAGTTGACCGAGACGGAGCGGGAATCCATGACCGCTTTAGCACTCACCAGGCCTGATCTGTGCGAAGGTGCTGCCGTGGATCAGGTGGCCTTTTATGGAGAGGTCACGGGAGCTTCGGTTCATATCGTACACGTCAGTTCGGCTCTGGGAGCGAGTCGAATTGCCCTTGCCCGGGGC
Protein-coding sequences here:
- a CDS encoding BMP family ABC transporter substrate-binding protein, giving the protein MRHKLGAVSLAIGLILAATLAAWAGDKKPGDYKIVLILPGPINDQSWNATNYAGLTACNKTLGTAMEYVENVQPSDYESTFRNYAERGYDLIMAAGTQFDETANRVAAKYPKSVFCVVNGMVSGGPNVRPVLPKEYEASYLAGIIAGFTTKSGKIGMVGGFPNKLMVRLMNTYEYGVRIGAPRVEANRAYANSWSDVALGKQMASAMIDKGADVLFFYANQVGLGAIQAAREKGAKFVGFASNQNDIAKGTVVASVYFDFSAMYTWALKKFMAGELAPEVNGAGVAEGIVKVAFTDQVSKEVQEYVHQAEKAIASGTVLYFASQFPESLK
- a CDS encoding heme ABC transporter ATP-binding protein, whose translation is MPLAVALRGIVKRFPGTVANDGVDLDVRSGEVLALLGENGAGKTTLMKILYGMYRPDEGEIIVNGRSEKIDSPQKAMALGIGMIHQHFSLVPVHSVAENVALGLGSLVARLDLDTISRELERLGESYGLAVEPGAIVRELPVGKQQRAEILKALYRQARILIMDEPTAVLTPQESERLFDFVREFVDQGNSVILITHKLGEVMAVADRVAVMRDGRMIGTVCTSETSTQDLARMMVGRELTLVSGERSTDPGGIVLEVRDLTVRDSRGALALDELSVTVRSGEIFGVAGVSGNGQQELAEALCGLCRPISGSVSLDGQDITFASSSERIALGVGYIPADRHREGLVLDMSIEENLMLKSSLDSRFARRGVLQLDEIRRHGEEMVRRFSVKTPSPAIRAKLLSGGNQQKVVVARENQVGTRLLVAMQPIRGLDLGAADYVHSVLMEERSKGKAIILISTELSEVLTLSDRIGVIYRGRLLEVFDRDQFDVEKIGLLMAGVEVPSHA
- a CDS encoding ABC transporter permease produces the protein MPDRSGRLNLSVFFWPLVSVAMGLVASGFMMTLLGANPLLVYSRLVSLAFRDVYNVADIFAKATPLILTGLAFGFAFRAKLFNIGAQGQFYLGCAASAWCALRLGHLSPWLLLPSCLVASVVAGALWAALVGYAKARFNANEFLVSMMSTYVALAVMNYLLRGPLKETKGEYPQTDVLAEGSWIPKLVPHTRLHWGLIVALAVAVLAWFILWRTSLGYRIRAVGMNPDAAKYAGIDSGRIFVTVFALSGAFAGLAGFTQVNGIQHMLVQGFSPTLGAEGIGIAILGNAHPLGIVLAALLFGALQVGGNLAVQTSGVPASIVAIMEGFVMLFVILSCALQAHLALQKSRRQSSEKEGER
- a CDS encoding ABC transporter permease, encoding MWIGLLAGAVQMSTPLMIGSLAEVLAERTGVMIIAIEGIFLLGAWGGFVVAYSSGSLFLGLIAAAVVGVLVAAVYGLFTVRLKQHQIVTGTALNIFAAGLGLFLYRVLFGIPLLPLTVEPLRPLAVPVLSSIPVIGPVLFSQSVLTYLAWALVPVGYWVLYRTHLGLILRSTGENPEAVEAAGIDVETVRFRTVLVAGAMDGLAGAFYSLGFLGMYTNDIIGGRGWIAFAICFLGNWNPLGVLIGALVFGLADAMAIQLQTSGITAVPNEFLIAIPYILTIVATVARQKFNVPATLGVPYGKERK
- a CDS encoding dihydropyrimidinase, which produces MYDLVIQGGDVVTPQGTFKWDIAVHDGVVAALGSDLIGRRIVNAEGLLVLPGVVDAHVHMALPVRGSRSSDDFLSGSRAAAAGGVTSMVDFTVGSAETSLPDDIDHRLETARDAVIDYGFHGEVIGWRPGREDHLNAAVAKGVTSFKFFTAYGDSGRRSDSGTLYRCFSRIAELGAVAVVHAEDDDLIRALTGELTETERESMTALALTRPDLCEGAAVDQVAFYGEVTGASVHIVHVSSALGASRIALARG